Proteins found in one Amblyraja radiata isolate CabotCenter1 chromosome 15, sAmbRad1.1.pri, whole genome shotgun sequence genomic segment:
- the LOC116981412 gene encoding protein RRP5 homolog encodes MYSDGQLTFFSVLSSCFSLSASLSGLVEYQQVTDYSVIDNRIYQENIPKGKLVTVKVLSTDVQSGLVGLSLLPADTRNPDMLPESLGLSRKEQNEKESGTTERGKRKRRDSEREQLPSKILKRQMKQSLEGTDGGLDVYCRDEEEEESDTEFKKPSSAKATVARPQLLCLDKAWQRGHEQTVAGLAHPQAAPERGARPGGPVLQLPVAKINNGSQVRWEKVVFCSKV; translated from the exons ATGTACAGTGATGGGCAGCTCACCTTCTTCAGCGTGTTATCTTCGTGTTTCAGCCTGTCTGCCTCTCTGTCGGGCCTTGTTGAATATCAGCAAGTCACTGATTACTCCGTCATCGACAACAGAATCTACCAGGAGAATATACCCAAGGGAAAGCTGGTGACGGTGAAAGTACTGAG CACAGACGTGCAGTCTGGCCTAGTGGGGCTCTCGCTGCTCCCTGCAGATACCAGGAACCCAGACATGCTGCCAGAGTCGCTGGGCTTGTCGCGCAAGGAGCAGAATGAAAAGGAGAGCGGGACCACCGAGCGCGGGAAACGCAAGCGGAGAGATTCAGAGCGGGAGCAG ctgccctccaaaaTATTGAAGAGACAGATGAAACAGAGTTTGGAGGGGACTGATGGTGGGTTGGATGTGTACTGTCGGGatgaagaggaagaggagagtgACACTGAATTTAAG AAGCCAAGTTCCGCTAAAGCCACGGTCGCCAGACCCCAGCTGCTTTGCTTGGACAAAGCTTGGCAG CGAGGCCATGAACAAACTGTTGCGGGACTGGCACATCCACAAGCCGCCCCTGAACGTGGCGCCCGGCCCGGTGGTCCCGTCCTGCAGTTGCCCGTCGCCAAGATCAACAACGGCAGCCAGGTCCGTTGGGAGAAGGTGGTCTTCTGCAGCAAGGTCTGA